DNA from Sorex araneus isolate mSorAra2 chromosome 6, mSorAra2.pri, whole genome shotgun sequence:
cCCTGCTGGGGCGGGAGCCGCCCTGGGCTCCGGGCAGGCCTGAGTCAGGCCGTAACCGGCTCTGAAACATGAGCCCTGCCCTTTTGGGCCATCGCTGTGCCAGGAGGGAGGTGCCGCCTGCAGGAAGCCGGGATCAGTGCGGGCCTGGGAGCCAGGGAGCTGGCCTTGGCCGTCGCATGAAGGACACTCCATCTGCGGGTGCTCCCTTCCCCCTCAGGACACAGGCCCGGGCCTCTGGGCAGCTCCGTGCCCTCTGGGGCTGTGCTGGTGGCTCGTACCCACTCGGCCTAGCCTGGGAGCGGTCCCTGGCCAGCCCCTTGTCAGGCCATTCGTGGCTCTGATCGCCCTGCCGCCTTCCCATGCCTGGCCTCATGCACTCTGAGGAACCCCGAACACCATGTCGCTTCCCAGCCCCCTCAGGTGCTCTGTGGGGACAAGCACGGAGGCAGGTTTGTTCCTCTCGAGCTCCAAagaagtgggggggggtggtctggGGGACAGTGGGCGGAACTGCCAGTTTTCCTCTCGGGATGAGACCCCCCGAAATACCCCCTCAGCCACGTCCAGCCTCTGCCGAGACCAGGCCACAGCCAGCTTCTTGGCGGCTTTCTGCCATCCTCGGGCCTCCCTTTTGGACAGGGACTGTGCCCGTGGCCAGTGACTCCTGCCCATGCTGCGCCCTCGGGGACGCCCTCCCGAGGCCGGTGTCGGCTGCTTGGTGTGCAGGTGGCTGTGGTGTGGTCGCAGCCAGCCATGCTTCCATCCTTCCTCACGCTGCATTCCCGGGGTCAGGCCCCTCACCCGTGTCTGCTGTAAGGCGCCAGGCGGAGGCCCTGTGTGGGTGAGGGTCCAGCCTGTCTGTTCCCTTCTGAtcccactgcccccctccccccatccacgTGTGGGAGCACCCCAGAGGAGCAGACGGAGGATCTTGCTATAAACTAGAAATACACGTGGCCTTGCCTGCGTCCGAGTCGCCTTGGATCCCGGGAGCGAGCACCCCTGTCCCTACTCTGACAGATGAGGAAGTGGCACATCAGAGAGGACAGGTGGCCGACCCCCATGGGGACTCCAGCTGTCCCCACGGTGTCCTGCAGTGCGCCTGCCCCAGAGGCTGGCCATCGGGGCGGGCACCCAGGAAGGACTGGCAGCCTGGCAGGGTGTCATCTGTGCTCCCCTGGGCCCGGTCATGAAAAAACTGTCCCCATGGAAGCCTGACAGCCTGCTGGGCCTGCCTGTCCTCGCACCCCACTTCATCCTGCCCTCCCCAAATCCAGCCTGGGGACACACAGACATTTCCTACTGTGCCCCAGGAAGGAGGTCTAGGCCCACACGGGCACTCACAGGCCTTGGGTACTGCACGCCACCCCGTCAGTCTCCTCTGAGGGCTGGACCTTCTCTCCCTGTTTCAGATCATTCTGGAAAACTATGCCTACCCTGGGGTTCTTCTCATCGGCACGGATTCCCACACTCCCAACGGTGGTGGCCTGGGCGCCATCTgcatcggggtggggggtgctgacgCTGTGGACGTGATGGCTGGCATCCCCTGGGAGCTGAAGTGCCCCAAGGTAAGGCTGGGGGCGTCGGGGAGACAGGGTCCCAGAGGGCGAGGGGCTCAGGAGAGGGGCCATCCCGGGGTCTGGGTCATCGCGTCTCACCTGGCCTGTTCGCGCAGGTGATCGGCGTGAAGCTGACGGGCACACTCTCCGGCTGGACCTCCCCCAAGGACGTGATCCTCAAGGTGGCGGGAATCCTCACCGTGAAAGGGGGCACTGGCGCCATTGTGGAGTACCATGGGCCTGGCGTCGACTCCATCTCGTGCACTGGTGAGGACGGGGCACGAGGCCCTCGGCGTGCAGGGGCTGTCGCCGAGCAGTGGGAGCCGTGatgctcctccctcccctccgtccctccgtctgTCTGGCCAGCTGGGGGTTGGGACAGTCACTTGCAGGTTGCGGGGGGTCATCTGTCTGTTTCTTGACTCAGTGGAGATGTCGGTCCCCGAGGAGGGCAGGGCCAAGCCGGCTAGAGCCCGGCCTGGGCACTAGGCCGCTGGCAGAGCCGAGAATCCCAGGACGAGGccgtggctgggggtggggccagggccagggttcCCATCTCGGCACCCCGTTCCCACATTGCCCCGCCGGTTCTCCCTCATTTCCCTGGACCCCCCGTTAGTCTTGCTGGTCATGTATGAGTGCCCTCCCCTCTTCAGAGGCCTCACAACAGCCTCAGAGGTGCCTCAGTTGTCTTATCGCACTCCACCAAGCTAAGCTGGCTTAGGGCCCGCTCCTCCAGGTAGCCCTCCTGTGTGGACAGCCATGGCCCAGCAGTGCCTCGAGACCGGTGTCCCAATCAGAAAGGCTGTCTTAAAGCCTCGCCAGGCCTGGGGTACAGACAGGGTCCCTTCCAGTCTTCTGGGAAATCCGAGCTCTCGTGCACCCAGACAAGCCCGGGATGCCAGCGCCTGCATTTGCTCTGTGGCGTGACCTTGGGTCTGCAAAGGTCACAGTGACCGCCGGGCACCCTGGCCAGACCAGCCTTCTTCGGCGTATGGCGGCCGCCCGGCCAGCTGAGCCAGGCAGCCAGAGCCTGAGCTGGAACTGCTTCTAGGAGCGACTCCCGACACCAGCCGCCCTCCCTTATGGGCTGTTTCTCCACAGGCATGGCCACGATCTGCAACATGGGCGCGGAGATCGGGGCGACCACCTCAGTGTTCCCCTACAACCACAGAATGAAGAAATACCTGAACAAGACGGGCCGGACAGGTGAGCTGGCGGCAGGGCAGTGAGAACGGAAGGGACTGAGTGCACCAGTGTGCAAAGCTCCCCAAACCGTCAGGCCGTGCGTGATCCTGTCCCTCATGGGGGCCTCACCCGTGAGCACatccgccgccccccccccagcctggcctgctCCCTGGAGCCCCCTAGAGAAAGCCGCAGGCATGGCCTGGAGATCAGAATTGACTGTTTCCAGTGTTGGGGCcctatctgacagtgctcaggggttcctcctggctctgccctcaggaatgactcccggtggggcgcgggggaccatatgggttgccggggacccaatcagggttggctgtgtgcgtgacaagtgccctccccgccgtactatctgtccagcccagtGACCTGGGTAGTTTCTGTAGCTTATCCTGCCCTATCCTCTCCAGGGAAGAACATTTATAGCTGGAAACGCTTTCCCCACTTGTCCCCACAACTTCCTGAGGTTCTCGTTGGCTTTAAAGCTCAGAGGCGCAAAGGGAGCCTGGAGGCAGCTCACTGGGCTCTGAGGAGAGGAGGCTGACTGGGGTGGcatcggcgggggggggggggtctaggCAGACTCGGGCCATTGGTtaacaagctctgagcacatgGAGGCCCTAGAAGGTAACTTCTGCTTCTTCACAGCCCAGCTCTtctgcctccaggaagccttcctggacTCCAGAGTTCAGTCTCATGTAcctttgtctgtctctgtaacCTCCAGCTCACTGTGAGCCCCTTCCTGAGAGCACAAGGCCCTTGAGGCAGCCAGTGTCCTGTGCTGTTGGCTTTGGCCCTGTTTGTCCAGTCAGTGCCCAGAGCCTGGCatctgtttggggctggagcaatagcacagcagggaggatgcttcccttgcacgtaggtgaccccagtttgatccccagcaccccatctggtccacgatccctgtcaggagtgaccccgagtgcagagccaggagtaagccctgagcactgccaggagcagcccccaacaCACATGAGCAGCCCAGCGCTGGGCAGGCTCCGGGCGTCTGGTGCGGGTGCTGGGGAAAGCCTGGGTCTGCTTCATGGGTCTCCGTCCCCCGTGTGCAGACATCGCCAATCTAGCCGACGAGTATAAGGAGCACCTGGTGCCTGACCCCGGCTGCCAGTACGACCAGCTGATCGAAATCAACCTCAACGAGGTGAGGAAAGGAAGCGATCGGGGCTCTCAGGATCAGCGGGACCGCCCAGGGAGGCTCCGGGCTCTGTCCCTGCCCAGGGGGGCGGCAGCAGGATGGCTGGAAGGGGAGACGGGAGGCACCCACGGCCCGGGACTCGAGCTGCTCCTTTGGGCTCCACCTTGCCATGCAAGAAGCGGAAGTTGTGCCCTGCAGTTTGCTTGTCAGGAGTCGGGCGGGCCCAGGCCCCGGCTGCCGTATGCGAGAGCCTGCTCACCCGACGGGGCGGCCTGGCGAGAGCAGCGGAGTAGCGGCCGCTTCAGGTCCACCGCCTAAGCGGAGGGACCCCGGCAAGTCACTCCCAGGCCCCCGGGCCCTGGGAATCAGTGCAGCGACAGGGACCCAGCACTTCACTAAGTGCTTTCATTTGTCAGCACTTTTTTGTCGTGGGAAGCATTTGGTCCAGTAGGGGATAATGCCCCGGGGCCTGCCCCTGGCTGGGGGCCTCTCTGCCCTCTGGaacctctgtcccctctctctgctTTCCGTCCAGCTGAAACCGCACATCAACGGGCCCTTCACCCCTGACCTGGCCCACCCCGTGGCCGACGTGGGCAAGGTGGCAGAGAAGGAAGGCTGGCCCCTGGACATCCGGGTGGGTGAGTGCTTCCGCGCCCACTGGAAGGAACACAGACTGGAAGTGCAGACGCCTGTCCCAGCGCACCCCGGCTCTCAGGGTCTGGTCCCTCTCTGACCCAGACTGGCCATGCCATCACTCCTGGTCCCCCCCGGTGGCGGGGTGATGCCCTTTCCTAGCGGGCCAGCTGTGGGCCCCCTGGCCTGagccgccccaccccctcctggccCAGGTCTGATCGGCAGCTGCACCAACTCCAGCTACGAGGACATGGGGCGCTCAGCAGCGGTGGCCAAGCAGGCCCTGGCCCACGGGCTCAAGTGCAAGTCCCAGTTCACCATCACGCCGGGCTCTGAGCAGATCCGGGCCACCATCGAGCGGGACGGCTATGTGAGTGCCTGTGCGGCAGGACTTCGGGGCAGGGCCGCCTCCCCAGTAGCCGGCGACCCCCTCTGACGCCCCGTGTCGCCCTCACAGGCGCAGATCCTGAGGGATGTGGGCGGCGTCGTCCTGGCCAACGCCTGTGGCCCCTGCATCGGCCAGTGGGACAGGTAAGAGGGTTTGAGGACAGCCTTGGTGGCCGGGTGGGACTGGCCTTGATGAGCCCCAGGCAGCTCTGGGGACACTGGCAGGAGAGGACGCATCGGGGACGGGCAACGGGGTCACCCCAGGCCGGGCTTGTACCACGGGCCCACCTGGCCTCCCCCTGACCCTGTGCCCTGTCCACCGGTAGGAAGGACATCAAGAAGGGGGAGAAGAACACCATCGTCACCTCCTACAACAGGAACTTCACCGGCCGCAATGACGCCAACCCTGAGACCCACGCCTTCGTCACCTCCCCCGAGGTAAGGCCCTTTGCACAGCCGCCTGCTGGTGCTGTACTCGCAGGCGCAGTGCTCCCCACTCGGGGCACAGACTGTCCTGTGGCACCCAACAGCTCGCTCTGGGTCTTTCCAGTGAGTGACAACCAGGCGACATGGTGGGCCTCTCCgcctccctgctctgagcactgGGAGCTTCGCAGGTGCCTTCCCCACTGGGGGGAACCAGGGCCTTTCTTGGGGCTGACCGGCCCTCTGGTCACTCCTCTTCCAGATTGTCACAGCCCTGGCCATTGCTGGCACCCTCAAGTTTAACCCAGAAACCGACTTCCTGACGGGCAAGGACGGCAAGAAGTTCAAGCTGGAGGCGCCAGATGCAGACGAGCTGCCCCGGGcggtgaggggccctggggggacCGTGGGCGGGACTGAGCAGCGCCCCGGCCAGCCGCCCTGCGGTGCGGGCCCGTGCGTGCGGCCACCAAGGCCTCCGTGCCCAACACAGCCGCTTCCCACTGCAGGATTTCGACCCTGGCCAGGACACCTACCAGCACCCCCCCAAGGACAGCAGCGGGCAGCGGGTGGACGTGAGCCCCACCAGCCAGCGCCTGCAGCTCCTGGAGCCCTTCGACAAGTGGGACGGCAAAGACCTGGAGGACCTGCAGATCCTCATCAAGGTGGGCGCGGGCACGGGGCGCACAGGGTCACGCTGGGCCCCGGGAACTagggcagtgctgctcaggttgTGCTCCCACAAGCAGCCCGTGCCCAGCCCTTGGACGGTGACTGGCTCGGCTGCATGGCCAGCCCCCAGGCCACACGGCTAAGGGTCCCTCCCTTTGTTCCCCTCCCTGGTTCGGCTCGCCAGGTCAAAGGGAAATGCACCACTGACCACATCTCTGCGGCCGGGCCCTGGCTCAAGTTCCGAGGCCACCTGGACAACATCTCCAACAACCTGCTCATCGGCGCCATCAACATCGAGAACGGCAAGGCCAACTCAGTGCGCAACGCCATCACGCAGGAGTTCGGCCCCGTCCCTGATACTGCCCGTTACTACAAGGTGGGTCCCAGCGGCGGGTCTGCGGGGAGCCTGTGGGGCCTGAGCGCCGAGCCCCAGAGCCTCACCCGTGCCGGCCCCGCAGAAACAAGGCATCCGATGGGTGGTGGTCGGAGATGAAAACTACGGCGAGGGCTCGAGCCGGGAGCACGCGGCGCTGGAGCCGCGCCACCTGGGCGGCCGGGCCATCATCACCAAGAGCTTCGCCCGGATCCACGGTGAGCTGCAGCCcggcctcccccaggccccccggcGGCTCCCAGAGGCCCCCGGGCTGTGAACTGCCCCCTCTGCCTTCCAGAAACCAACCTCAAGAAGCAGGGTCTGCTGCCCCTCACCTTCGCTGACCCCGCCGACTACAACAAGATCCACCCCGTGGACAAGCTGACCATCCAGGGCCTCAAGGACTTCGCTCCCGGCAAGGTGAGGGGCCGGGGGGCACCTTCGTCCCAGTGGGGGGGGGACCCTAACGGCTCAGGGGGCAACGGCCCCCACGCCCCGCGGGGTGAGGCCGGCTCAGTTCTCAGCCCCTgcgccctccagcccctgcagtgcaTCATCAAGCACCCCAACGGGACACAGGAGACCATCCTGCTCAACCACACCTTCAATGAGACCCAGATCGAGTGGTTCCGCGCAGGCAGCGCGCTCAACAGGATGAAGGAGCTGCAGCAGTAAGGGCGGCCCGGCCCGCTCTCAGCCAGGCGTCCTGCGCTCCGCCCCAGCCACGGGGCGGCCCACGGTCGGGGGTTCCGAGAAGAACAAGAACGCGGCAGCCCCGCCCACCGACTCGGTTCCAGTCTTCAGCAGCTCCACGTGCAACTATTTATTTTTGATGACAAGACCCCCACATTTCTCGAGTTCTCTCCTGCCTGATCATTTCACTCAGGGCCGAAGGACTTTAGAGACCCCTTCGCCCTTGCAAGGAAAATAAGAATCAAACATCCACTGACTGCCATGTCTGTGCCGTGTGTGCCTCgcctggggtgcggggaggcaGCCACAACGGGGTAGCAGGCACGCTCCTCTCCCTGGCCATCGAGTCAGCCCC
Protein-coding regions in this window:
- the ACO2 gene encoding aconitate hydratase, mitochondrial isoform X1, which produces MAPYSLLVTRLQKALGVRQYHVASVLCQKAKVAMSHFEPNEYIRYDLLEKNINIVRKRLNRPLTLSEKIVYGHLDDPANQEIERGKTYLRLRPDRVAMQDATAQMAMLQFISSGLPKVAVPSTIHCDHLIEAQVGGEKDLRRAKDINQEVYNFLATAGAKYGVGFWKPGSGIIHQIILENYAYPGVLLIGTDSHTPNGGGLGAICIGVGGADAVDVMAGIPWELKCPKVIGVKLTGTLSGWTSPKDVILKVAGILTVKGGTGAIVEYHGPGVDSISCTGMATICNMGAEIGATTSVFPYNHRMKKYLNKTGRTDIANLADEYKEHLVPDPGCQYDQLIEINLNELKPHINGPFTPDLAHPVADVGKVAEKEGWPLDIRVGLIGSCTNSSYEDMGRSAAVAKQALAHGLKCKSQFTITPGSEQIRATIERDGYAQILRDVGGVVLANACGPCIGQWDRKDIKKGEKNTIVTSYNRNFTGRNDANPETHAFVTSPEIVTALAIAGTLKFNPETDFLTGKDGKKFKLEAPDADELPRADFDPGQDTYQHPPKDSSGQRVDVSPTSQRLQLLEPFDKWDGKDLEDLQILIKVKGKCTTDHISAAGPWLKFRGHLDNISNNLLIGAINIENGKANSVRNAITQEFGPVPDTARYYKKQGIRWVVVGDENYGEGSSREHAALEPRHLGGRAIITKSFARIHETNLKKQGLLPLTFADPADYNKIHPVDKLTIQGLKDFAPGKPLQCIIKHPNGTQETILLNHTFNETQIEWFRAGSALNRMKELQQ
- the ACO2 gene encoding aconitate hydratase, mitochondrial isoform X2; its protein translation is MMGCSRLSVSTKALGVRQYHVASVLCQKAKVAMSHFEPNEYIRYDLLEKNINIVRKRLNRPLTLSEKIVYGHLDDPANQEIERGKTYLRLRPDRVAMQDATAQMAMLQFISSGLPKVAVPSTIHCDHLIEAQVGGEKDLRRAKDINQEVYNFLATAGAKYGVGFWKPGSGIIHQIILENYAYPGVLLIGTDSHTPNGGGLGAICIGVGGADAVDVMAGIPWELKCPKVIGVKLTGTLSGWTSPKDVILKVAGILTVKGGTGAIVEYHGPGVDSISCTGMATICNMGAEIGATTSVFPYNHRMKKYLNKTGRTDIANLADEYKEHLVPDPGCQYDQLIEINLNELKPHINGPFTPDLAHPVADVGKVAEKEGWPLDIRVGLIGSCTNSSYEDMGRSAAVAKQALAHGLKCKSQFTITPGSEQIRATIERDGYAQILRDVGGVVLANACGPCIGQWDRKDIKKGEKNTIVTSYNRNFTGRNDANPETHAFVTSPEIVTALAIAGTLKFNPETDFLTGKDGKKFKLEAPDADELPRADFDPGQDTYQHPPKDSSGQRVDVSPTSQRLQLLEPFDKWDGKDLEDLQILIKVKGKCTTDHISAAGPWLKFRGHLDNISNNLLIGAINIENGKANSVRNAITQEFGPVPDTARYYKKQGIRWVVVGDENYGEGSSREHAALEPRHLGGRAIITKSFARIHETNLKKQGLLPLTFADPADYNKIHPVDKLTIQGLKDFAPGKPLQCIIKHPNGTQETILLNHTFNETQIEWFRAGSALNRMKELQQ